The Brachypodium distachyon strain Bd21 chromosome 4, Brachypodium_distachyon_v3.0, whole genome shotgun sequence nucleotide sequence gggggctgggtcgccaaggggcgcGCCCGTGTCGCTGCAGACCCCTGCGGCGGTAgagtcggcggcgccgctggcctcggcgcgcgccttcttgcttggtgtaccgggcggggaatcgctcctcgccctcttgctggtaCCCACCGGCGAGGAagacttcggggggttacgccggagcgcgaagccccggaagaccccccgagcgggagGCGCCTCCCACGgggtcgtcgtgacccggagaaccccgggtgtcgacggcgatgccgccgcggcgccggaaGCCGAACTCGTGGAGGGGCCCGCTACCGCggcgaaggccgttgccggggcaccAGCGACCCCtgcaggcgctggcgctgccagggtaccgacgggcgccccgGGACCGGCTGCCACCACGGTGCTGGCGGCTGTCACTggggcggaggccgccgccgagacacccgcggcccctgttaccgcggatgccgtcgaggtgccgacgggcgcccctgaagcggccgccgccgcaaggttGGGGACcactgccggggcggacgcgCCGTTGAGGAGATGGCTACGGCCGCCGCGAACGTCCTCGGTCTCCTCACGATCAAGGGCGCGCTGTTGCTActttcgtcgtcgtcatccatggcgacgacctccggggacgcagccgcctggcccacctcgtcttccagcgactggagggagggccagctgggctcggatccacccccgctctcctcgagcacctgcttcccgcgggatgcttgcgggggagcgtgcaggacgcgggtgggggtgtcgtccatcaacccccactcgttgcaggacGGGAAGgcaccgacgatgtcgctgagcgcctcgacgccggcgtgaagagagaaacccccggcgggaactccgttgattggaagatctcgccggagatcctcctcacccatgtcctgagggtctccaagtccacgctGTCCTCCTGGAGGactgtcctgtccccgggacccgtgtacatccacgtggGCCggagcgtagctgcagcggggctatgcgccgatggacgaaggtgcgtgccacgtccacatcggtgagccGCGCTAGCCACAGCGCCTtaatcttctccacgatggggaaaAGGTCGGCGTCGCAGTGGTATCTGTCTTGCCAACCGTTCtagggttgcggcagctccgtcggcgattggatgaactcctgggggtcgtCCACTCGAACCCAGCACCTATCGctccgccactctttttcaatcttcttccccgaccggacgatgaactcggacttcatctggtcgcgggcgcagAATACCACCCCcaacgacatcgccttcgcgttgtcaatgtgggggtagaagtagtggcggaagagccccactgacggcatcacccccaagaacgcttcgcagaggaactggaaggtggcgaggaggaacagcgacgtggggtggagctgtgccacccgcagctggtaggactccatcagtgcgtggagaaatagggagaagggcggcaccatgccgcagaggaggaagcgcgcgaacaccccgGAAGTCATTGTCCTGGTGTTCGGCGCCCGTCGGAAAGATTTGCGTCTCCCCATGCTCGTTGAAGCGGGaagcgacggcatgccggagcttccccaacgcctcgccgttatagccggggcggaaaaaggcgactgtggcgcgcatctcccgcctcttctggtccttggtggCGGCCGCCTTGATTGCCGCATCGGTCTTGTTCGTCGCAGCCCTCTTCGagacctggacctccttcctttttctggtggtggggggcacCATGcaaagcgagggcggaagctaacaggagcgcagggatgcgagatgcggaaggggATGGAGGGGAAGGCGATGGGGGCAGAGtattgttccccttttggcaacaatGGTGGCTTTATGACaaccggccgtttggtaacggccggttccgtacactacgggtgcgcggggataacttctaatcactgggagtaatgtgcggagtggccttaacttccctattcACGGGGGGTGTTAGGGCGGAAGTCACACGTCCACTGCTCCGtttgtaacggcgccgtacacggggcagcgaagggaagCGGGCCTGCGACTGATCGGGGCCCatgcgtcggttaagggcgtagcccagcaaccgaccagggggagactcttccgggaacaggtgatgccggcccacgcccgggggctactgttgcaccagtggcacccgggtaccaccgctgcgcgacgcgtgggccccattcccgagttcccgggaaggtttcatcccgggcagcgtctATGCGCAGCccagcaagctaccagccttgaaggggctagcggggcttctgggaacATTctcgcttgggcacctcccgggaagctacttccggggggaggttcccgggtgcgttgggcctgGGTGCTTTCCGGGGttgacttgccgggacagggggttcccgggcacctgcccccgcctcagcacgaggcccagtggccagatcaacagcgccacgcgaggccgcgtggcgggcgtgggatgcgcggtcccatcagggcaaggagtaaggcgcacggctcagtaaacgagccgaccgacggatcgttacccgtccgatcaaaggaacagtggttgtccaatcctactttagggttttagacccctagcagcggaggtggcatccatgcacgccaccagctcaccggggggagttgtatgcctccccgctggacacttgtagctcatgcaccatggcacctgtgccatccccttgagtataaaaggaggacccacgTCAACGGTGAAGGGGTTCAGAAGGTTAGAGTCTGGTTCCGCGCGAGTTGAGTTAGCTTGGAGCACTAGAAAAGAGTAGTAAGGAAAGTCCGggaacttgcccggcaacttgtaaacgtTTGATCcacaatcaatatcagctcagacaaacaggacgtaggattttacacctccgggtggcccgaacctgggtaaaaaacgtgcgtgtgtttgttcttggaTTAGCACGCACTTTCTAGTACCTCGcatcgccggccccgccgggcctcatcggccctgccggcgatcgccggggctctgtcccgacgcccctaccgaacctaaaaagaggccgtgaccgcacacccccggtgtcgaagcaccgtgcgacgacaatCACAATTGATCACCACGCACGTGCGACGACAATCACAATTGATCACCACGCACGAACTCTGCCTATTCTGTAACCTCATtacattttctgtttttttataaCACATTACATTTTTCGTATGTGTTTATTCGCGTGTGCCAAAACGCATCCTGGTACCACGGGCCTGATGACAATTCTGCTGTCTACGTGGTCCGATAGCGTCTCAGCGTTTGGGCCGTAACAAACAATACTCAGCCCAAAGCAGAACGGGCCATCAGTTGTGAAATACTCCTACCTTGCTCTTGCCAAATACAGCCTTCTATCCAAAGAGGCGCGCTGTGCAGCCCGCAAATGCTGGCCGCCTGCCTGGGCCCTTGTCATTTCGTGCTCACGCTCGTGCGACCTTTATTTATCGAAAAGCCATTTCCAGACTCTAAGGCGAACCTGAAGCAGAACGTCTCCATCTCCAGACTCTAAGGCGAAACCGTGCTCGTGCGACGTCGGAGTCCGTCGCCCCACCACCAcgcccgccgacgccggccaCCAGTTTCACGTCTGGCCATCCACCGATCGGTCACTTTCCCGTTAGCAGTTCGGTGGGCGATCGATATGGCCGGGTGTACGTTGCCGTCGTCGCGTATACCTCCgtggagagaaagaaaaacccGATCCTCCCATCATGGCGGACCACGAATTGTAGAATCGAGCAACAACTGAAAGGAGACGACAGCAACAACGTGAACAGCGCGCATCACCATCTAGATCGACGGGTCGATGCCTCgacggatggatggatgaaggATTGGCCGTCAGCTGCCAATTGCGCAATCATTCCGGAGGCTTCAGTGCCCGGTGCGGCAGGCAGCGTCAACTTTAGAACACCTATGATCTACTCCCTATATCATCTTGGCGACTTGGCCCATGACGAAGCATGGCACGTATACATCGTCTCGAATTGGAATTAATCCATGATTTTTCCTGAATAAATTCTAGGTTCGAGACCAATAAACAAACAGATTCCACAATTTAATCGCCAGGAAATTAAACTATCAGAGGGGCTTAAAACGGACGATTTATCCGCGAAAGACGAACCGAGTGTGTTCTTGGACTTTAAAGATCCTAACTAAGGAAGGTTCTCAGGTACCTGCGAAATGAAAATGACGGGTCCATGTGCTTATCGATCTGTCGAGTACTATACCCCTCGATCGACATGTGATCGATTGGCAACCAAAGCCAGCAAAATCTATCGAAACGGTCCCCCACACTTTAGGATTTCCAACGGAATGTATAGCTAGGAGTAGTACGCGACGCACGTACAGAGAACAGAAAAATTCCAACGAGTTAGTAGCTAGCTTCCTCCTCTGTACAGAGAGAAAGAGCTAGCGGGATAAGATGCTATCGTCCGACGAAAGCAGCAAGCGTCCGGCCGGGGCGTGTCCCGGCAATCAATCCACCGAACGAGTCCTGCGCCCGGCCGGCAGACGCATCTTGATCGTTGTGTCCCTCTCCGGCGTGGGCCGGGGCATGCATGGAGATCGACGGGAACTGGCCGGAAAGCAAGCATATCCGTGGGCCGGGCAGGCAAGCAGGCACGACGACACGAGCATGTGGCACAGCTCTTCGAGAAGTTAAGGTGAGCTAGCGAGGCACAGCATCACGTGCGTGCCTGCTTTGCTTTAACGACGGGTCAGCATCGTCCGCCTAAATCCTTCGATCCTCTGTCGTGTAGGgcggcctagctagctagatcatATGCGTATGCTGCTGGCTTTTCCTTCACCAAACCGAGCATATGCTCCTTTAGCTGGTACTCTCaatcgatcctaaattcttgtcatggtaACTTATGCTCCATTTCGGAATTTCAGAAACCATGTTTAAAAACTATACAAGGGCTGCTATGACACGCGACAGGTCGAGTTCTCTGTTAAATGCATGCAGAGAAAGAGTTTGTAGTTGCGTGCAATCTATACAAGGGCTGGCAGATTATGCTCCATTTCAGATTCTACTGATCATGAACAGAGACACAGAGAGTAACTAACAAGGGGGCGCGCGCAAGCATCCTGCCGAGTCGATCCCATCTTCTTCACACGAAAATGGGCGCCAATCGTTAACTGAACTAACAGTGATCGGGGGCAATTAAAGGTGGATGTGCATGCAGCCCGTGCTGTTCGATCAAACGCGCCATGTGCGCGCAGATCCACAAATTAATCCACATCCACAACTAGCTAGTGCATGCACGTAGTCCCCAATAATTCTCTGGCTAGCTTCGTTATACGGGCGGGCGGGCAAGACCACTGGCCTATCCCAGTTCTCGGATCGATAGGGAAAGCCGTAAACATCGACCCACAGTTAGCTGCTACTACTAAATCACCACGCAATGACGAAAGTGCCTGATTGACACGCTGACAAGGGAACAGAGGCGTATATGCTGATACAATTGTATGCGGTTGATCATGACATGCATACACATACGGATCTAGTGGATCATTCTGTGATCCTGAGCCATCCATGacgtacatgcatgcaaccgCAATATCCATTAGGCGGAGGTCGTTTTTATTTCGTTATCGTTGTTCAATCACCACGGATCGAACGATATGGAAATCCATTGTCAGGCCACACTCAAATGCAAGTGCAGAGGGACACGGAACGGACAACCGGACCGACCCAAACAGGGAAACGATGAGTTCGATCAGACTCCACGATGCACAGCGCATGCAACAACGACCATCCAACCTCTTCAAGGCGAACCCCGTTTCCTCGCACGGCTATATATCCACTCCATCAGAAGTCCCTTtgcttaagaaaaaaaagggtgtACATCACCCGCACCAGCTCGATCGGCAAAGTACCGATCGATCAGGTTCTACCTAGCTAGCTCATCCGTCAATGCCGTCCTTCATCGACGGCCCCAGTCTCCGGTCGCTGCTCCGGCCGTCCACCAACGGGCGGCGGACGAAGATCTCGgacagcgccggcggcggaagggGATCAGGCCATGGAGGAGGGATCTTCAAGATGTTCAAGCTGATGCCGATGCTGTCGTCCGGGTGCAAGATGGTGGCGCTGCTGGGCCGGCACAACACCGCCAGGGCGCTCCTGGCGGACCACGCCACGACGGTGACCCTGTTCGGGCACCGCAGGGGCCGCGTGAGCCTGGCCATCCACGAGGacacgcgcgcgccgcccgtgtTCCTCATCGAGCTGCCAATGCTGACGAGCGCGCTGCACAGGGAGATCGCGTCCGGGACGGTGAAGCTGGCGCTGGAGAGCGACACCCGCAGCGCCCGCCGCAGGCTCGTGGAGGAGTACGTGTGGGCCGTCTTCTGCAACGGCCGCAAGGCGGGGTACGCCATCCGACGGAAGGAGGCCTCAGACGACGAGCGGCACGTCATGCGCCTGCTCCGCGGCGTGTCCATGGGCGCCGGCGTGCTGCCGGCATACGCGCCCGGGCCAGGCGACAAGGAGGCTGGCGGCGTGGGCGAGGGCGCGCccgtggcggcggggccggaCGGGGAGCTCACGTAcgtccgcgcgcgcgtcgAGCGCGTCGTCGGGTCCAAGGACTCCGAGGCGTTCTACATGATCAACCCCAATGAGGGAGGCGTCGGCGGGGCCgacggtggcgccgccggcgacggtgaCGCGCCGGAGCTGAGCATTTTCCTAGTAAGGATGAAATAAACAGAGTAATCAAAGGCTGATACTCCGTACTTCATCTTTGTATACCATTTTTCCTTCCCCCTTTTTGGATACCCTCTTGTGTGCAGATCAGCTGTTCGACGAAATTGGAACATAGAGCTGAGTACGTATAATTGTATAGTTTAGAAAGTTGAAATGTATATATCCATGTTAACTAGACACTTAATTTTGTATGTCTTCATGCATGGTGAATTGATGATGGAATCTATATTTTCGCTGCAACTTTTTGTATGTTAATTACTCGTGTGTATGTACCATTTCTACGCAAAAAAAAGTGTATGTGCCATTAGTTTTTCCTTATAAATTCTTTTCTGGTAAACTTACTTTTCTTGTTCATAAGATGGGAACCTAGAGAGTTGGACTGTGAGGTGTAAATATAATGGACCATGTACGAACTACAATAATTTCGTCCTAAGGCGATGCATGTACAAGTCGGTAGACACGCACTGACACACAGTAGTCATAAGTTTGGAACAGTAcattcctccttttttttattgtgaaATTAAGCTAGGCTGTCTTTGTAATACATTAaatttcatttaaaaaaatggtTTTGTCTTTATACATCGTATATACCCCTCCGATCTACATTAATTGCCGTAGctttatatatctatataagCATGACCTAGACGTGTTTCAGCATGTAGTTACATGCGTATAGACAAAACTAcaacaattaatttggatcagTCATAAGAGGAAGTATATTATTTCAAACAAAACGCAAAATTTATAATAGATGTGTGTCATTTTTTATGTCATATTAGACCAACATAAGAAATTAAAATTTAGGGGTCTTGACGCAATGTAAGCCAGTTGGCCGCTTGAAAAAACTGATGTATGTGTTTGACATGACATTAAAATAATACACTCAAATGAAGTTCGGATAGTGCGCATGATTAATCGTTAGAGAACTAGGCagatttttttgttgttgctagGATATCAGTTGCTGTGGTAATCTTGTGTACTTTGATTATTACTCGATCGTATTATTTTCGAAAATCTTGATCCTAGTCCACCATCTGTGATCTGTTGCCTAGATACGACAGATCACAGTAACTGGAGTATCCTAACCATACTTTAGAAGAAACATGGGACTCCTAGAGTGTGATGCACTCAGGACTCGAATCAAAGTTCGTACGCAGCAAGGCCAAGTAGCTGTCGATCGATCTGCAACATCGGTCCAGCATGACAGACTCATCTCCCTTGGACAGGCTTTGGTCCTGAAACCGAAAGGCAATCATCTTCAGTACGTGGGGCTGTTCATCTTTCAAGATGCATGGGCGACCTATGTATTGTAATGtactccatgcatgcatgctgatgCTGGGCCACAATTCACGATCTGGATTGTTGAGAATGTATAGGATCGAT carries:
- the LOC100827113 gene encoding protein MIZU-KUSSEI 1 → MPSFIDGPSLRSLLRPSTNGRRTKISDSAGGGRGSGHGGGIFKMFKLMPMLSSGCKMVALLGRHNTARALLADHATTVTLFGHRRGRVSLAIHEDTRAPPVFLIELPMLTSALHREIASGTVKLALESDTRSARRRLVEEYVWAVFCNGRKAGYAIRRKEASDDERHVMRLLRGVSMGAGVLPAYAPGPGDKEAGGVGEGAPVAAGPDGELTYVRARVERVVGSKDSEAFYMINPNEGGVGGADGGAAGDGDAPELSIFLVRMK